A genomic region of Lysinibacillus sp. 2017 contains the following coding sequences:
- a CDS encoding FadR/GntR family transcriptional regulator, whose protein sequence is MATSVKQKVYEIVFQKIQNAILAGQYNVGDKLPSERELAAQYQVSRNSIREAIRLLELGNLVEIKHGDGTFIKSITLHQAQDKLANVLLKTDKTVLYEMLELRFILESQCAYLAASRATASDLEKMARALDIMKDAYDDEELGLQADLAFHIAIAEATHNHVLVQLIASLEPHMWNTIEATRKHRLAKKNNITRTFEEHKEIYIVISRGESEQAKILMENHIRTIRQELSELSI, encoded by the coding sequence ATGGCTACATCGGTGAAACAAAAAGTGTATGAAATTGTTTTTCAAAAAATTCAAAATGCAATTTTAGCAGGTCAATATAATGTTGGAGATAAACTACCGTCTGAACGTGAATTAGCAGCGCAGTATCAAGTGAGTCGAAATTCTATACGAGAAGCGATACGTCTACTCGAATTAGGAAATCTCGTTGAAATAAAGCATGGAGACGGAACATTCATTAAAAGTATTACATTGCATCAAGCACAAGATAAATTGGCCAATGTTTTGTTAAAAACAGATAAGACGGTTTTATATGAAATGCTGGAATTACGTTTCATATTAGAATCTCAATGTGCCTATCTTGCAGCATCACGTGCAACTGCATCAGATCTTGAAAAAATGGCACGCGCACTTGATATTATGAAAGACGCATATGATGATGAAGAATTAGGCTTACAAGCAGATCTTGCTTTTCATATAGCCATTGCAGAGGCGACACATAATCATGTGCTCGTACAATTAATTGCATCACTCGAACCACATATGTGGAATACAATTGAGGCGACGCGCAAACATCGCCTTGCAAAGAAAAATAATATTACCCGTACATTTGAAGAGCATAAGGAGATTTATATTGTGATTAGTCGTGGAGAAAGTGAGCAAGCAAAGATTTTAATGGAAAATCACATACGCACGATTCGTCAAGAATTATCAGAATTATCCATATAA
- a CDS encoding enoyl-CoA hydratase/isomerase family protein: MQVRTTRLEAEEAKIIYQETAGLAIITIHRPQLKNALTANMWDQLAKIALRTLENPKNKVLLLRGSGENFTAGSDIKEFNAISLEKAEEAFVHMEKTISTIENLPIPVIGVINGPAMGAGLELALACDIRIGSEKAKMGIPVGKLGITLNNKFAKRLVDLVGPSATKDFVFTGRMYKAEEAFKAGMLNYLVAEKDLNRFAIRMGKLVAGMSPDSLIAVKRSVKECLDSTPTLWEGTTPFVSQTDFSEGVRAFVEKRQPQFTRQLNK; this comes from the coding sequence ATGCAAGTACGTACAACAAGGTTAGAGGCGGAAGAAGCAAAAATTATTTATCAAGAAACTGCTGGTTTGGCAATTATTACGATTCATCGTCCACAATTAAAAAATGCACTAACAGCAAATATGTGGGATCAATTAGCAAAAATCGCGCTACGTACATTAGAAAATCCAAAAAATAAGGTGTTATTATTACGTGGTTCAGGTGAAAATTTCACAGCGGGCTCTGATATTAAAGAGTTTAATGCGATTTCTCTTGAAAAGGCAGAAGAAGCATTCGTACATATGGAAAAAACAATTTCAACAATCGAAAACTTACCAATTCCTGTGATCGGCGTTATTAATGGTCCGGCAATGGGTGCTGGTTTAGAATTAGCGCTAGCATGTGATATTCGAATTGGGTCTGAAAAAGCTAAAATGGGTATTCCAGTTGGTAAATTAGGAATTACTTTAAACAATAAGTTTGCTAAACGCTTAGTCGATTTAGTTGGACCCTCTGCTACAAAAGATTTCGTCTTTACAGGTCGCATGTATAAAGCAGAGGAAGCATTTAAAGCAGGTATGTTGAACTATTTAGTTGCTGAAAAAGACTTAAATCGTTTTGCAATTCGAATGGGGAAACTTGTAGCTGGTATGTCACCTGATTCTTTAATTGCGGTAAAACGTTCTGTGAAAGAATGCCTCGATTCTACACCTACACTATGGGAAGGTACAACACCTTTTGTATCTCAAACGGACTTTTCTGAAGGTGTCCGCGCTTTTGTTGAAAAGCGTCAACCGCAATTTACACGTCAATTAAATAAATAA
- a CDS encoding site-specific integrase produces the protein MNMVQLYEKERGNMDPLNNYVKAFGTYLQSLNKSHYTIKQYTLDAKQFASIIEEQQTLDVALQHYVKIIKETYTPSNSINRKFASVRHFLGFLQLRGVIHTYHTEILQPLPKEEKKLPVLTEKQLFQTISFWPKKYETALNEEDEWLALRNTTIVFVIAELGIKPAELVRMEWRHLHIDENEVTIVSTKTFRILKVSTKLIELLKRYKEGTQKFMPLVLEASHIWLGVGNKKGEPITVKTIERIFKAMSMQLEFKVTATNIRYYAIHRELNDTDETNELYEQFGYARKGVLTERQQRFK, from the coding sequence ATGAACATGGTACAATTATACGAGAAGGAGCGTGGGAATATGGATCCGTTAAACAACTATGTAAAAGCATTTGGAACTTATTTGCAATCATTGAATAAATCACATTATACAATCAAACAATATACTTTGGATGCGAAACAATTTGCCAGCATTATCGAAGAACAACAGACTCTTGATGTGGCATTGCAACATTATGTAAAAATAATAAAAGAAACGTATACTCCTTCAAACTCTATCAATCGGAAATTCGCCTCAGTTCGACATTTTTTGGGTTTCTTGCAATTACGAGGAGTCATTCACACGTATCATACCGAAATATTACAGCCCCTTCCAAAAGAAGAAAAAAAGCTCCCCGTACTTACAGAAAAACAATTGTTCCAAACCATTTCATTTTGGCCAAAGAAATATGAAACTGCACTGAATGAAGAAGACGAATGGCTAGCACTTCGTAATACAACAATTGTCTTTGTTATTGCAGAACTTGGCATAAAACCAGCAGAGCTTGTACGTATGGAATGGAGACATTTACATATAGATGAGAACGAGGTAACCATAGTTTCGACAAAAACCTTCCGAATATTAAAGGTGTCTACGAAACTAATTGAATTACTTAAACGTTATAAAGAAGGTACACAAAAATTTATGCCACTCGTTTTAGAAGCATCACACATATGGCTTGGTGTTGGTAACAAAAAAGGCGAGCCAATTACAGTAAAAACAATCGAGCGAATTTTTAAAGCGATGTCTATGCAACTTGAGTTTAAAGTAACGGCAACGAATATACGTTATTACGCGATACATCGTGAATTGAATGACACAGATGAAACCAATGAATTATACGAGCAATTCGGCTATGCACGTAAAGGCGTGTTAACAGAACGGCAACAAAGATTTAAATGA
- a CDS encoding sugar phosphate isomerase produces the protein MNPQATHLIFYYPFSFRQYHFEKLQRTLKQHQYFHFQIEQSEFHESLYGSDVVISHDLLTQFFYPFIEEKLLNAETSLVHFNRYSKSFSLLGEMKTKIETIPFTIHSADINLCPFGIGIVAIRVQLHELTDITSALSFAHYFRVLQPKIDEELGATYTVDGIPFENSEQILMKKLAPFLDKFFVDYSYLEKTIDKMPFFEDERMYVSAFMQVDQQVEIDEELLYRAGQLNGRDEDGKPYISSTNEQFIKDFVTEHCYDRWADQFYMMTTLQGHIHLTNYKEKKLAKCISNFHSTTYYTVLIHYFYKLMLLKLAFEHSELKFSKDKDIVEELIEQITKFASRYYFSEVSVRSEGKEITQFFRKVFQLDEKYKEIKETLDELYRVQEDRSADRLNQLLFILTVFSMISGIYGMNLVIEKLGEPISLSSIQGFTLFEWIAFILMVGGLTISIFLIFNQMYNLLSSYFNRRRRKQQQ, from the coding sequence ATGAATCCACAAGCGACGCATTTGATTTTTTATTATCCTTTCAGTTTTCGTCAGTATCATTTCGAAAAGTTACAGCGAACATTAAAGCAACATCAATACTTTCATTTTCAAATTGAACAAAGTGAATTTCATGAATCATTGTATGGATCTGATGTTGTCATTTCACATGATTTACTAACGCAATTTTTTTATCCATTTATTGAGGAAAAATTATTAAATGCCGAAACATCACTCGTACACTTTAATCGGTATTCAAAAAGTTTTTCACTTTTAGGCGAAATGAAAACGAAGATCGAAACAATCCCCTTTACCATTCATAGTGCGGATATTAACCTTTGTCCATTTGGTATTGGAATAGTAGCAATACGAGTTCAGCTACATGAACTAACCGATATAACAAGTGCCCTCTCTTTTGCTCATTATTTTCGAGTGCTTCAACCGAAAATCGATGAAGAGCTTGGGGCAACCTATACTGTCGATGGAATCCCGTTTGAAAATTCAGAGCAAATTTTAATGAAGAAACTAGCACCATTTTTAGATAAGTTTTTTGTCGATTATTCATATTTAGAGAAAACCATTGATAAAATGCCGTTTTTTGAAGATGAACGCATGTATGTGAGTGCCTTTATGCAAGTGGACCAACAAGTTGAAATTGATGAGGAATTGTTATACCGCGCAGGTCAATTAAATGGTCGTGATGAAGATGGAAAACCATATATATCTAGCACAAATGAACAATTTATTAAAGACTTTGTAACAGAACATTGTTATGATCGGTGGGCAGACCAATTTTATATGATGACCACGCTACAGGGTCATATTCATTTAACGAATTATAAAGAAAAAAAATTGGCGAAGTGTATCTCGAACTTTCATTCAACTACTTACTATACGGTGCTCATCCATTACTTTTACAAGCTAATGCTTTTAAAATTGGCGTTTGAACATAGTGAACTGAAATTTAGCAAAGATAAAGATATTGTGGAAGAATTAATCGAACAAATCACGAAATTCGCTTCACGTTATTACTTTTCAGAAGTGTCTGTACGGTCAGAGGGTAAAGAGATAACTCAGTTTTTCCGGAAGGTATTTCAGTTAGACGAAAAATACAAAGAAATCAAAGAGACATTGGATGAGTTATACCGAGTACAAGAGGATCGGTCGGCGGATCGCTTAAACCAATTACTCTTTATCTTAACGGTATTTAGTATGATTTCAGGAATTTATGGCATGAATTTAGTCATTGAAAAGCTTGGGGAACCAATCAGTTTGTCGAGTATACAAGGTTTTACCTTATTTGAATGGATTGCATTTATCTTAATGGTAGGTGGATTAACTATTTCGATATTCCTTATATTCAATCAAATGTATAACTTATTGAGCAGCTATTTTAATAGGAGACGACGAAAACAACAGCAATGA
- a CDS encoding tyrosine recombinase XerC, which translates to MSQVKLPKFLRDFLIYLTTITGKSPRTRKEYEYDLLLFLRFTKAMEQDMPLTNLHTIDISDVTIENIKEMTLEDLYLFMEYCEVQRGNSATSRARKVATLKAFFKYLKAKRRLIDENPAEALETPKIGKRQPVYLNMEEAKIFIHAVESQHYSHRDYCMMVFFLNLGIRVSELCSLDLASIHDRKMTVIGKGNKERQVYLNDSCMKAMESYLLERNIYKGEGPQPLFVSQKGTRFARQTIAKIVKQINLNSSIPKDKLTPHKLRHTSATMMYKAGADIRSLQHILGHSSVATTQIYTHIEDEQIQEVLKNNPFNNLA; encoded by the coding sequence ATGTCACAAGTTAAGCTACCAAAATTTTTGCGTGATTTTTTAATATACTTAACAACTATTACTGGGAAATCTCCTCGAACGCGTAAAGAATATGAATATGATTTATTATTATTTTTGCGATTCACAAAAGCTATGGAGCAGGATATGCCTTTAACCAATTTACATACAATCGACATTTCAGATGTAACGATTGAGAACATTAAAGAAATGACTTTAGAAGACCTATATTTATTTATGGAATATTGTGAAGTACAGCGCGGTAATTCTGCGACTTCGCGTGCCAGAAAAGTTGCGACGTTAAAAGCTTTTTTTAAATACTTAAAAGCGAAGCGCCGTTTAATAGATGAAAATCCAGCAGAAGCATTAGAAACTCCGAAAATCGGGAAGCGGCAGCCAGTTTATTTAAATATGGAAGAAGCAAAGATATTTATTCATGCAGTGGAATCACAACATTATAGCCACCGTGATTATTGTATGATGGTATTCTTCTTGAATTTAGGTATCCGCGTCTCAGAACTTTGTTCGTTAGATTTGGCCTCGATTCACGATCGGAAAATGACCGTTATTGGGAAAGGGAATAAAGAGCGACAAGTGTATTTGAATGATTCATGTATGAAAGCAATGGAAAGTTATTTGTTGGAACGAAACATATATAAAGGGGAAGGTCCACAGCCGTTGTTCGTTTCTCAAAAAGGAACACGATTTGCTCGACAAACGATTGCAAAAATCGTCAAGCAAATTAATTTAAATAGTTCAATTCCAAAAGATAAACTGACACCACATAAGTTGCGTCATACGTCAGCGACCATGATGTATAAAGCGGGTGCGGATATTCGAAGCCTGCAACATATACTGGGGCATTCAAGCGTAGCAACAACACAAATTTATACGCATATTGAAGATGAACAAATTCAAGAAGTACTAAAAAACAATCCATTCAACAATCTCGCATAA
- a CDS encoding transcriptional regulator has protein sequence MTNYRQGYEVYVKKCEQFGLEPINFRYYIIQLSKAQLDAYNTHAAQECMDY, from the coding sequence ATGACGAATTATCGCCAAGGTTATGAAGTTTATGTTAAAAAGTGTGAACAGTTTGGATTAGAGCCAATTAATTTTCGCTATTATATTATTCAATTATCAAAAGCACAATTAGACGCATACAACACGCATGCTGCACAAGAGTGTATGGATTATTGA
- a CDS encoding methyl-accepting chemotaxis protein: MNKSIGKSTIMLFNTAFVVVLSVIVHILHRQFHFLDSYLIVRGITNVTGSMYVIMNILTYIPIVLFAITIWLYKKNHRAQDLLMTLTLTFGSISIIAGGDGLTEYHFSIFMVVAMIANFQKVKYVIISTIIFAIHHLAGYFLFPQLLCGTEDYSFSLLMIHAIFLVMTAVSTSILIAYNRKTESNLEKETELAEHHLHELFMQINKESIRLSELSNQIAQGSNESANSSLNITNALSNFQVNAEQEAQSLKESILENKESMAQLSFIHDRTENVSQQAKQSLLEAAHGKETVQVVSNQMNVITETISSIKQLVEILNSHSQDISSSLTVVHTISEQTKLLALNASIEAARAGEAGKGFSIVASEIRNLATGTQQSVSNMDNVLNGIQTQIKNVATKMEDGMSEIYKGNSVIEKSEHSFETIYNNISILENDIIQIAQATHDVVRQTDRSATLFNAIAEMNEQSVGTVSIITDAAKQQHLATEGLEQIIVDLNTVTQHMKQLTDKMK, encoded by the coding sequence TTGAATAAATCTATTGGAAAATCCACAATTATGTTGTTTAATACGGCATTTGTCGTAGTTCTTTCGGTTATTGTACATATATTACATCGGCAATTTCACTTTCTGGATAGCTATTTAATCGTAAGAGGGATAACAAATGTCACAGGTAGTATGTATGTAATAATGAATATCCTTACATATATACCCATTGTATTGTTCGCTATTACGATTTGGCTTTATAAAAAGAATCATCGTGCTCAAGATCTATTGATGACCCTCACTTTAACATTTGGTAGTATTTCCATTATTGCTGGTGGCGACGGCTTAACAGAATATCATTTCTCCATTTTTATGGTCGTAGCAATGATTGCCAACTTCCAAAAAGTAAAATACGTTATCATCAGTACGATTATTTTTGCTATTCATCATTTAGCGGGTTACTTTTTATTCCCACAATTACTATGTGGAACTGAGGATTATAGCTTTTCATTATTAATGATTCATGCAATTTTCTTAGTCATGACAGCTGTTTCTACAAGTATATTAATTGCATACAATCGTAAAACCGAATCAAATCTTGAAAAAGAAACCGAACTTGCTGAACATCACCTACATGAGTTATTTATGCAAATCAATAAGGAAAGCATCCGTTTAAGTGAACTTTCTAATCAAATTGCGCAAGGCTCTAACGAATCCGCTAACTCGAGCTTGAATATTACAAATGCACTTTCAAACTTCCAAGTAAATGCAGAACAAGAGGCGCAATCGTTAAAAGAGAGTATTCTCGAAAACAAGGAAAGTATGGCGCAACTTTCATTCATTCACGATCGAACTGAAAATGTATCACAACAAGCGAAACAGAGCCTACTTGAAGCGGCACATGGGAAAGAAACAGTTCAAGTTGTTTCCAATCAAATGAACGTTATAACAGAAACAATTTCATCAATTAAACAGCTCGTTGAAATATTAAATTCACATTCTCAAGATATTTCAAGTTCACTAACGGTCGTTCATACGATTTCAGAACAAACAAAATTACTTGCGTTAAATGCTTCAATTGAAGCTGCACGTGCAGGAGAAGCTGGAAAAGGGTTTTCTATTGTTGCTAGTGAAATACGAAATTTAGCGACAGGCACACAGCAATCTGTTTCCAATATGGATAACGTATTAAATGGCATTCAAACACAAATAAAAAATGTGGCGACTAAAATGGAAGATGGTATGAGCGAAATTTACAAAGGGAATTCCGTTATTGAAAAAAGCGAGCATTCGTTTGAAACGATATATAACAATATTTCTATATTAGAAAATGATATCATCCAAATTGCACAGGCAACTCATGATGTTGTCAGACAAACCGATCGTTCTGCCACATTATTTAATGCTATTGCAGAAATGAATGAACAATCTGTTGGTACCGTAAGTATTATTACAGATGCTGCAAAACAACAACATCTTGCAACAGAAGGTTTGGAACAAATTATCGTTGATTTAAATACCGTCACACAACATATGAAACAATTAACAGACAAAATGAAATGA
- a CDS encoding EAL domain-containing protein, giving the protein MQGINESKVLETMDFTFEQLIDLKAALDKTSIVAVTDKTGKILKVNDQFCEISKYTREELIGQDHRILNSGFHPKAFFKEMWRTIGTGETWHGEVCNRAKDGSLYWVKTTIVPFLDENNKPQQYISIRTDITAQKNIKKIAHIAYHDDLTGLPNRRSLSKRIENDISIGLRNKKEFALFFFDVNRFKNINDSLGHKIGDLFLKELANRLRQVDIQTESFYRLNGDEFVYILDDVNLVEDMADRILDVFKDSFVFNEYEFYASISLGISLFPEHGESVSKLLKTADVAMYAAKAKKGNSYSIYKKEMRGTNDRFLLLETKLHKALREDILELNYQPKYNLQTGEVVGVEALIRWSDEEYGVMQPEEFIPFASQCGLIKDIDKWVLENATKQLASMQAIVSPDFKMAVNMSVDYIKEMNFIVDLMTILDSTNVAPSQIEIEISELSMLDTDIQLIDKIKQIHELGINISIDDFGVGYSSLNYLREIPITSLKIDNTFTKELNLVPANAKMVAAIVSLANALNLQVIAEKVENGEDLAILKELNCQYVQGFYLNEPLKAEELVKYIANKK; this is encoded by the coding sequence ATGCAGGGGATTAATGAATCAAAAGTGCTAGAAACTATGGATTTCACGTTTGAGCAACTGATTGACTTAAAAGCAGCTTTGGATAAAACATCTATTGTAGCTGTCACTGATAAAACAGGTAAAATCTTGAAAGTAAATGACCAATTTTGTGAGATTTCTAAATATACTAGAGAAGAATTAATTGGACAAGATCACCGTATTTTAAACTCAGGTTTTCACCCAAAAGCGTTTTTTAAAGAAATGTGGCGCACAATCGGTACGGGGGAAACATGGCACGGTGAAGTATGTAACCGTGCGAAAGACGGCTCACTTTATTGGGTAAAAACAACAATAGTACCATTTTTAGATGAAAACAATAAACCACAGCAGTATATTTCAATTCGTACAGATATTACAGCACAAAAAAATATTAAGAAAATCGCGCATATTGCTTATCATGATGATTTAACAGGCTTACCAAATCGCCGAAGCTTATCGAAACGTATTGAAAATGACATCTCAATTGGATTGCGTAATAAAAAAGAATTTGCTTTATTTTTCTTTGATGTGAATCGATTCAAAAATATTAATGATAGTTTAGGTCATAAAATTGGGGATTTATTCTTAAAAGAATTAGCTAATCGCTTACGCCAGGTAGATATTCAAACGGAGTCATTTTATCGTTTAAATGGTGATGAGTTTGTTTATATATTAGATGATGTCAACTTAGTAGAAGACATGGCAGATCGTATTTTAGATGTATTTAAAGATAGCTTTGTATTTAATGAATACGAATTTTATGCAAGTATTAGTCTTGGTATCAGTCTATTTCCAGAGCATGGGGAGAGTGTATCAAAACTATTAAAAACGGCAGACGTTGCAATGTATGCCGCTAAAGCGAAAAAAGGGAATAGCTACAGTATTTACAAAAAGGAAATGCGCGGTACGAATGATCGTTTCTTGTTATTAGAAACTAAATTACATAAAGCACTTCGCGAAGACATTTTAGAACTAAACTATCAACCAAAATACAACTTACAGACAGGTGAAGTTGTTGGCGTGGAAGCATTGATTCGCTGGTCAGATGAGGAATATGGTGTCATGCAGCCTGAAGAGTTCATCCCATTTGCCTCACAATGTGGGTTAATTAAGGATATTGATAAATGGGTGTTAGAAAATGCAACAAAACAACTAGCTTCTATGCAAGCTATCGTTAGCCCTGATTTTAAAATGGCCGTAAATATGTCTGTTGATTATATTAAGGAAATGAATTTCATCGTCGATTTAATGACTATTTTAGATTCTACTAATGTGGCACCTAGTCAAATTGAAATTGAAATTTCAGAACTATCAATGCTTGATACAGATATTCAGCTTATCGACAAAATTAAACAAATTCATGAATTAGGTATTAATATTTCAATTGATGATTTCGGTGTAGGGTATTCATCACTTAACTACTTACGTGAAATTCCCATTACATCACTTAAGATTGACAATACCTTTACAAAAGAATTAAATTTAGTACCTGCAAATGCTAAAATGGTTGCGGCAATCGTTTCGTTAGCAAATGCACTAAATTTACAGGTTATTGCGGAAAAAGTAGAAAATGGGGAAGACCTAGCCATCTTAAAAGAGTTAAATTGTCAGTATGTGCAGGGCTTCTATTTAAATGAGCCATTAAAAGCTGAAGAACTAGTGAAGTATATAGCGAATAAAAAATAA
- a CDS encoding nucleoside-diphosphate sugar epimerase — MLKIKKIEFIKVLYDDSLTQNIFSIANITFSNYAPVYGALLYWQKNMSEEPYTKEGDYKFFYDMASAQYFAAVKFPKECKLTRDQRQELAYILLEERGAIGTYSFVTKKPKHTFHLKNELKKIVFPEHFDVNDFNHFSVFQQFDAMDEELYKKLPYDRAFVDQYLEWCQFAVKEHPSKLIHYFDYLPFRYICYANPLLSEQFLIDHLEQLDLVALQYNKTVLARLSASFKRYLVESLKAQEKTIHSDFVDQLDDFIESYAFYSSFDVTYLPESDEMVEMYLQFYEYDRGSNKWPGSEHLVKGIPSLMSQKYDRFGDKRLTNAEMDKKFTSYSDQQKQLFSANAEQHWINRYRNELDWSYVCRYNEQLTEDFLTAHLKYLDFSALGLNTYIELDTDFLVKYFKRFDHRQAVPLLICHLTEQFYLQHKDVMKVDLDVLYKYMDNIDIDEFERIEHYLID; from the coding sequence ATGTTAAAAATTAAAAAAATTGAATTTATAAAAGTTCTTTATGACGATTCACTTACACAAAATATATTTTCAATCGCAAATATTACGTTTTCTAATTACGCTCCAGTCTATGGCGCTTTACTTTATTGGCAGAAAAACATGTCGGAAGAACCTTATACAAAAGAAGGCGATTACAAATTTTTCTACGATATGGCCAGCGCTCAGTACTTCGCTGCGGTGAAATTCCCGAAAGAATGCAAGTTAACGCGTGACCAACGTCAAGAGCTTGCTTATATCTTATTAGAAGAACGTGGTGCAATTGGTACGTATAGCTTTGTTACCAAAAAACCAAAGCACACATTTCATTTAAAAAATGAACTGAAAAAAATCGTGTTTCCCGAACACTTTGATGTGAATGACTTTAATCATTTTTCAGTTTTTCAACAATTTGACGCAATGGATGAAGAGCTATATAAAAAATTACCCTATGACCGCGCATTTGTAGATCAATATCTTGAATGGTGCCAATTCGCGGTAAAAGAACATCCAAGCAAGCTCATTCATTACTTTGATTACCTACCGTTTCGCTATATTTGCTATGCAAATCCCTTATTATCGGAACAATTTTTAATCGATCATTTAGAGCAATTAGATTTAGTGGCCCTGCAATACAATAAAACCGTGCTAGCGCGTCTGTCAGCATCCTTTAAACGTTATCTAGTAGAATCCTTGAAAGCTCAGGAAAAAACAATTCACAGCGATTTTGTTGACCAATTAGACGACTTTATTGAAAGCTATGCCTTTTATAGTTCATTTGATGTTACGTACTTACCTGAAAGTGATGAAATGGTTGAAATGTACTTACAATTTTATGAGTATGACCGCGGATCGAATAAATGGCCAGGAAGTGAGCATCTCGTAAAGGGAATTCCTTCGTTAATGAGTCAAAAATACGATCGATTCGGGGATAAGCGTCTAACCAATGCCGAAATGGATAAAAAATTCACGTCCTACTCTGATCAGCAAAAGCAATTATTTAGTGCGAATGCTGAGCAACATTGGATTAACCGCTATCGCAATGAACTCGATTGGTCTTATGTCTGTCGCTATAATGAGCAGTTAACAGAAGACTTTTTAACTGCTCATTTAAAATATTTAGATTTCTCAGCTCTTGGATTAAATACCTATATAGAACTGGATACAGACTTTTTAGTTAAGTATTTCAAGCGCTTTGATCATCGCCAAGCAGTTCCTCTTCTTATTTGCCATTTGACGGAGCAATTTTATTTGCAACATAAAGATGTAATGAAAGTGGATTTAGATGTTTTATATAAATATATGGATAATATCGATATAGATGAGTTTGAACGGATTGAACATTATTTAATAGACTAA
- a CDS encoding rRNA methyltransferase: protein MWKIVNGKLIQTTDDTRIRYKTRISAAMVEQLKVLAAENDTFIGYLLENGYSKLLQNATITYNKKTRPKDRIEFRTTCDKELLQAMKDFAEQHHLNLNDCIEVSISFINAEEVKNASWRYRVEL, encoded by the coding sequence ATGTGGAAGATAGTTAACGGAAAGCTCATCCAGACGACCGACGATACACGAATTCGTTATAAAACACGAATTAGCGCGGCAATGGTAGAGCAATTAAAAGTTCTTGCAGCTGAAAATGATACCTTTATCGGTTATTTACTTGAAAACGGCTATAGCAAATTACTGCAAAATGCGACAATTACATACAATAAAAAAACGAGACCAAAAGACCGTATTGAATTTCGTACGACATGTGATAAAGAATTGCTACAAGCAATGAAGGATTTTGCAGAGCAGCATCACTTAAATTTAAATGATTGTATAGAAGTGAGTATTTCATTTATTAATGCCGAAGAAGTAAAAAATGCGAGTTGGCGTTATCGGGTAGAGTTATAA
- a CDS encoding helix-turn-helix transcriptional regulator, whose translation MEIELMEKQLKAVADANRLRILACLKKGEVCVCDFTDVLNISQPAVSQHLRKLKEAGIITERKVGTWKHYRIHENQTTLMQSILSSIVEEWTCDCKNDCECVEG comes from the coding sequence ATGGAAATAGAATTAATGGAAAAACAGTTGAAAGCTGTTGCAGATGCGAATCGCTTGCGAATTTTAGCTTGTCTAAAAAAAGGCGAAGTATGTGTGTGTGATTTTACGGACGTTTTAAATATTTCACAGCCTGCAGTAAGTCAACATTTACGAAAATTAAAAGAGGCAGGCATTATTACAGAGCGTAAGGTAGGGACGTGGAAGCATTATCGTATTCATGAGAATCAGACTACGTTAATGCAAAGTATACTCTCTTCCATCGTGGAAGAATGGACGTGTGACTGTAAAAACGACTGTGAATGTGTGGAGGGTTAA